In one Babylonia areolata isolate BAREFJ2019XMU chromosome 14, ASM4173473v1, whole genome shotgun sequence genomic region, the following are encoded:
- the LOC143289643 gene encoding uncharacterized protein LOC143289643, with translation MTFKSTLQYMSTDMTPQSTLAVHGELQTDAQNESRPEGCVPFRFSEMEYLPWDNPDNIVSEEVELDARKARFFMMQILFLIGGPGNIMNMVVFFRQGLRDRVNLLLFSLSLADEIFLAMSMLLYGEEYYLQRKAEINPGPVLKFMVNHNLGGFLGSSFVSLVLSAIIACERCYCVLRPLKYQTLMRTRTMAVIIVVVYVVVLGLNFVAVFRYHFACVYDLDTGVAITMMSHSEIYSRYKDVVDNVDNVFFGAGLPVSMGAVVVIATVITTGRLRQAVAWRAETSSSLSPREVALTRMLIGTSVLLALCIFPSCLFRLACLFLPEVSTGRRQQNFYLMGLWITEIFLFINSSFNIFIYYVMGSRYRETFWALFRMNAGGNKAT, from the coding sequence ATGACTTTCAAAAGCACCCTGCAGTATATGAGCACAGATATGACTCCCCAAAGCACCCTAGCAGTGCACGGTGAATTGCAGACTGACGCCCAGAATGAGTCCCGCCCAGAGGGGTGTGTCCCGTTCCGGTTCAGTGAGATGGAGTATCTGCCTTGGGATAATCCCGACAACATCGTCAGTGAGGAAGTGGAACTGGACGCACGTAAAGCCAGATTCTTCATGATGCAGATCCTCTTTCTCATCGGTGGGCCTGGTAATATAATGAACATGGTGGTGTTCTTCAGGCAAGGCCTCAGAGACCGTGTCAACCTGTTGCTGTTCTCACTGTCTCTTGCAGATGAGATCTTCCTGGCCATGTCCATGCTGCTGTATGGGGAGGAGTATTATCTGCAGAGGAAGGCAGAAATAAACCCTGGTCCCGTGCTGAAGTTCATGGTGAATCATAACCTCGGTGGGTTTTTAGGCTCCTCTTTTGTTTCCTTAGTCCTGTCCGCCATCATCGCGTGTGAGAGATGCTACTGTGTCCTCAGACCTCTGAAGTACCAGACTCTGATGCGAACCAGAACCATGGCCGTCATCATCGTTGTGGTGTATGTTGTTGTCCTGGGTCTTAATTTCGTCGCGGTGTTCAGATACCATTTCGCCTGCGTGTATGACCTTGATACTGGCGTAGCAATAACTATGATGAGTCACAGCGAAATTTACTCGCGCTACAAAGATGTGGTCGACAACGTGGACAACGTTTTCTTCGGAGCGGGACTACCCGTTTCcatgggggcggtggtggtgatagccACAGTGATCACGACAGGCAGACTCCGACAGGCTGTGGCGTGGCGAGCAGAGACCTCGTCCTCACTGTCTCCTCGGGAGGTGGCCCTTACCAGGATGTTGATAGGAACGTCGGTGCTGCTCGCCCTCTGCatcttcccctcctgtctcttCCGCCTGGCCTGCCTCTTCCTGCCGGAGGTGAGCACGGGAAGACGCCAGCAGAACTTCTACCTGATGGGACTGTGGATCACTGAGATATTCCTCTTCATCAACTCCAGCTTCAACATCTTCATCTATTACGTGATGGGTTCTCGCTACCGAGAAACCTTCTGGGCTTTGTTTAGAATGAATGCTGGGGGAAACAAAGCGACTTAA
- the LOC143289644 gene encoding uncharacterized protein LOC143289644 has translation MERTVLSCAVFALLLSMKAEPVVSSPQEDKSSDPAALYNNGKPDMQLLQDFVEHGDSVLKERLEKLYGSLKGQLEEGDTLLKGRVEEGLTHEKEERKEGDRRLKEELDEDVAWLDSKLAKRHRQLETDVADGEAKMNKDLNEMKEAFEKLQDSVKQCTQRSGTVTEDLRAELNSTQQQLQTQQQQKQQQQQQQQQQQQHQQQQFQSQQEKFQAVEQQLRSQLSQLQEAAEITEADLKSTMEEVLELRAVTSRLETAEKEILSLKVGVRSLEVLEERGINDTDTSGSTFIRWGNTKCPNGTSLVYFGVAGGSWYLSQGGGSNYLCLVADPQLSNITVPKNFNTLHGVEYQDLEGSHQHDVVCSVCRAPQATTLMIPATRTCPSGWSTQYRGFLVSASKDHKGRTEHVCVDENREHPPGGHEDRNGALFYHVISSCGSLPCPPYLQYKVVTCVVCSL, from the exons ATGGAGCGGACTGTTCTGTCCTGCGCTGTGTTCGCCCTCCTCCTCAGCATGAAAGCAGAGCCAGTGGTCAGTTCACCACAGGAGGACAAATCTTCTGACCCTGCTGCCCTCTACAACAATGGCAAACCAGACATGCAGCTGTTGCAAGATTTCGTGGAGCATGGGGACTCTGTCCTGAAAGAACGGCTGGAGAAACTGTACGGCAGCTTGAAAGGACAGCTGGAGGAGGGAGACACGCTCTTGAAGGGACGGGTGGAAGAGGGGCTGACACACGAGAAGGAAGAGCGGAAGGAAGGGGATAGGAGGCTGAAGGAAGAGCTGGATGAAGACGTGGCCTGGCTGGATTCCAAACTGGCCAAAAGACATCGTCAGCTGGAGACAGACGTGGCGGATGGAGAGGCAAAGATGAACAAAGACCTGAACGAGATGAAAGAAGCCTTCGAGAAACTCCAAGACAGCGTCAAGCAATGTACACAACG GAGCGGCACTGTGACGGAAGACCTCCGGGCAGAACTAAACAGCACCCAGCAACAGctgcagacacaacaacaacaaaaacaacaacagcagcaacagcagcagcagcagcagcagcaccaacagcagcagttcCAGTCCCAGCAGGAGAAGTTCCAAGCCGTGGAGCAACAGCTTCGGTCCCAGCTGTCCCAGCTGCAGGAGGCAGCGGAGATCACGGAGGCGGACCTGAAGAGCACCATGGAGGAGGTGCTGGAGCTCAGGGCGGTGACGTCTCGCCTGGAGACTGCGGAGAAGGAGATCCTATCTCTGAAGGTCGGCGTCCGCAGCTTGGAGGTCCTGGAGGAGAGGGGCATTAACGACACTG ACACTTCAGGATCCACGTTCATACGTTGGGGAAACACGAAGTGTCCTAACGGAACGTCCCTTGTCTATTTCG GTGTGGCCGGGGGATCGTGGTACCTGAGCCAGGGCGGTGGCTCCAACTACCTGTGTCTGGTGGCGGATCCTCAGCTCTCCAACATCACTGTTCCCAAGAACTTCAACACTCTCCACGGGGTGGAGTACCAGGACCTGGAAGGAAGCCACCAACACGACGTCGTGTGCTCTGTCTGCCGGGCACCCCAGGCCACCACACTCATGATCCCCGCCACCCGAACCTGCCCCTCCGGGTGGTCCACCCAGTACAGGGGGTTTCTGGTGTCTGCGTCTAAGGACCACAAGGGCAGAACGGAGCACGTCTGTGTGGATGAGAACAGAGAACATCCTCCAGGTGGGCATGAGGACAGAAACGGCGCCTTGTTTTATCACGTGATCTCTAGTTGTGGTAGTCTCCCCTGCCCGCCGTATCTGCAGTACAAAGTGGTCACGTGCGTGGTTTGTTCATTGTAA
- the LOC143289539 gene encoding microsomal glutathione S-transferase 1-like, protein MAGGSCAMSMENPVFKAFVTYAVIVLVKTMAMSLMTAVTRFKNMSFANPEDSAGFKDKDGGKLKPVLNNPSVERVRRCHLNDLENVLPFVLIGLLYVATSPPLASALLHFRLFAGARLLHTVVYLVPVPQPARALTFFVGFATTLSMAYSAAAAVGFAV, encoded by the exons ATGGCGGGCGGAAGTTGCGCAATGTCCATGGAGAACCCGGTGTTCAAGGCCTTTGTCACCTACGCGGTCATCGTCCTGGTGAAGACCATGGCCATGAGTCTGATGACGGCGGTGACTCGCTTCAAGAacatg tcctTTGCCAATCCTGAGGACTCTGCGGGGTTCAAGGACAAGGATGGGGGCAAGTTGAAGCCTGTGCTGAACAACCccagtgtggagagagtgaggag GTGTCACCTGAACGACCTCGAGAACGTGCTGCCCTTCGTTCTGATTGGCCTGCTCTACGTCGCCACCTCGCCGCCATTGGCTTCCGCCCTGCTGCACTTCCGGCTGTTCGCAGGTGCCCGCCTGCTGCACACTGTGGTGTACCTGGTGCCCGTGCCCCAGCCTGCACGTGCCCTCACCTTCTTCGTGGGCTTCGCCACCACCCTGTCCATGGCCTACTCCGCGGCTGCCGCTGTGGGCTTTGCTGTGTAG